In Sphingobacterium sp. SRCM116780, the genomic stretch AATTTAATCAATGCAGACAGTCCCCGTCCTAGTGATACTAAATTGAGAAATCTGATCAATCAATAGCTAGTGAAATAGACGAGATATGCTTATACAAGAAAGTTAGTTAGTTAGTTAGTTAGTTAGTTAGTTAGTTAGAAAGTGATCTAACTTTCTAACCTTCTACCCCATAACCTTTGTTGTATTTCCTTTGATATTTTAAATGTAAAAGGATATTGTTTACATTTGCAGGGATAGAGTACATGCATGAGATCAGACTTAACATTCACAGCCATAGATTTTGAAACAGCAACAGGTCACCAAAATAGTGCTTGCGCCGTTGGTATCGTAACTGTCGAATCTGGTGTGATCACGAATGAATTCTATTCGTTAATCCAACCCCCTCGTAATGAGTATATGTGGCAGACCACTCGTGTTCATGGTATCAAACCTAAAGACACGCTCTATTCTCCTACTTTTAAAGAACTGTTTCAAGATATCAAACCTCTTTTGAGTAATAAATTGATGATTGCTCACAATGAGTTGTTCGATCGGAATGTATTGCGAAAAACCATGCTATACTATGGTTTAGTATATGAGGAGCTAGGACTTCCCGAAATGTGGGAATGCACCTATAAAATTTATCGTAAAAAAGGCTTTAAGCCAACAAGATTGAATGCTTGCTGTGAAGTATTAGGTATTGACTTGAATCATCACGAGGCTCTTTCAGATGCGAGAGCTTGTGCTGAACTATACTTGCGACACCCATTCGTAGAATCACTAGTAGAGGGCTAAATCAGTCTATTTTGACATGTCCGTATTCGTCGCCTAATTCCTACAAATAATTTATTCCTCATTTAAATTAAATAATGTTAAACAGATTATGTATTTATTTGTTGTAATTTTGATATGAAATTTTGATAATCAATCATGATGAACTCACCATTGAAAGAAATGCGAATTGGAATTACCTTTAGCGCGTTCGATTTATTGCATGCAGGGCATATTAAGATGTTGGAAGATGCAAGACGCCAATGCGATTTTTTGATTTGCGGATTGCAAACGGATCCAACTTTAGATCGACCTGAAAAAAATAAGCCTACCCAGACAGTTGTAGAACGCTATTTACAGTTAAAAGGCTGTAAATATGTCGATCAAATTGTGCCCTATGCCACTGAGCAAGACTTGGAAGATGTATTGCGATCTTTTAAAATAGATGTCCGAATTGTTGGTGATGAGTATCGCGAACGTGATTTTACAGGACGACAATATTGTGAAGAATCGGGTATAGATCTTTATTTCAATAGTCGAGATCATCGTTTCTCAAGTTCAGGACTTCGCCGTATTGTGGCAGAACATGAAGTTGATAAAGGCTAATTATTCAATTATAGAATAGATATAATTTATATGAAAATAGGGATTACATTTGGTGTTTTTGATCTTCTACATGCAGGACATATTATGATGCTGGAAGAGGCACGCCGCAATTGTGATTATTTAATTGTAGGTCTCAATACGGATCCATCTGAAGTATCTCCAGATAAAGCAAAACCTACTCAGACGGTTGTCGAACGTTATATTCAACTGGAAGGATGTCGTTACGTTGATGAGATTATTCCTTATGAAACTGAGCAAGATTTGATCGATATGATTAAGGCTTTACCAATCCAAGTACGGATTATCGGAGAAGAATATCGTGATATGGATTTTACGGGTAAGAAATACTGTGTGGAAGAAGGTATCGAGATATATTATAATAAACGTACCCATCGTTTTTCTAGTGCAGGGCTGCGTAAAGAAGTTGCTGCGAAAGAAGCTGAAAAATTAGAGAAATAAAAAGAGCGAGTGAAAATATTCGTGAACTATTTCTGTAGAAATACGTTTAATTAATACAACAATAAAGATATAATGAGTAATATAATACATGTAATTCTTTCTGGTGGAGTTGGGAGCCGTCTATGGCCACTGTCAAGAAAAAGTTATCCGAAACAATATCTTTCCTTATTTAAAGAAGGATCATTGTTTGAAATGACGGTGAATCGAAATCAGAATCTTTGCAGTCAGGTGATCATTGTCGGAAATAAAGATAATAATCAATTGAGTCGAGAAGTGATGGAAAACACTGGAGTCGATTATATCGATATCGTCGAGTCAACGCCTCGTAATACCGCTGCTGCTATTGCTTTTGCAGCTTTTGCAGCTGATCCTAGTGACATTTTAGTGGTGACACCTTCAGATCATGTGATTGTAGGAGATGCAGAGTACGAAAAGGCAATTCAAGAGGGTATTGAAAAAGCAAATCAAGGTTATATTGTGACATTTGGAATTCAAGCAACAAAACCAGAAACAGGTTATGGATACATTGAATACAAAGACGACGAAGTTCTATCCTTTCGTGAAAAACCGAATAAAGAAACTGCAGAAGACTTTATCGAACGAGGTAATTTTTTATGGAATTCAGGCATGTTCTGCTTCCGCGCAGATACCTTATTACATGAATTACAACAATTTGAACCCCGTGTCTATGCAACGGCATTAGCCGCATGGCAACATAAAATGAATGGTATCTTAGATGAAGATTTGTCTAAAGAGATTCCTTCCATTAGTATTGATTATGCTGTTATGGAACGGTCTAAGAAAATCCGTGTTGTAGCAACAGACTTTAACTGGTCAGATTTAGGTTCTTTTGAATCTATGTATGACTATTTGAGAGAAACAGGACATCCTGTCGATGAAAATGGTAATATGGTGATTGGAACAGATATTTATACTGCTTTTGTCGGTTTAAATAATGCAATCTTGGTGTATACTAAAGATGCATTATTAGTTTTACAAAAAGAAAAATCACAAGATGTTAAAAAAATATACAATACGCTTGAACGACACCAATCCAAATTAATTGACTAATAAAGTCAAGGTATATGTTAAGACTTAAACAATCATAACAAAGAGTCCTCTAAAAAATCTCTTAAAAGGAAATCCCCGGCTGTAAGGCGGGGATTTTTTTATATGTCAAAATAGCTATTTATGCCGAAAGATTGGGGAAAAAGCTCTCATCAGCAGTATATCATCATTTACTCTTTTAGAATTTTTAATCAAATACAAACTACAATCTGTTGCCCTTATTGTAAATAAACATATAGATCTAAATGCTTATTTACAATAGAACAAATTAGTGTCAATGCTATATTTCAACCAAATTTTGAACATACTTGAATCGTACCTAGTACGTACCTAATTCGCTTTTGTTCGAACGAGGTACGAACAAGGTACGGTTGAGGTACGAACTAGCTCCCTACTATTTTACAAATTGAACACCTGTCTTATCCTGAATTATCCTTACAGCATTCGGATAGTTAAACGGTTAAATCCTTACAATTATAAAAAGTTATACGGATATATCCTTACATTGTTTTTTCTTTGTCCGTGTATACCCTTACAATCGGGTTGTACTGTTTCTTGTTTTAGTGATTTCCTGACTATGTCTTTGCGCCGGTGTCATCATTTTACAGCTCATGTGCGGTCTGACATTATTGTATCTTTCTATCGCTCTGCACACCGGTTCAATAGCCATTGAATAGGACTCAAAGGTGTTATAGAGCTCAAATTCTGTTTTCAGTATACCATTTACCCTTTCGGCAATTGCATTATCATAGGGTGATCCGGATTGAGTCATACTGATCTGGATATGGTTTCTCTGCAATAGTTCCACATAGGCATCACAGCAGTACTGTATCCCCCTGTCCGAGTGGTGGATCAGCGGCCTTTGCTTATATTCCCTGCCGTTTATAGCCTTTTGGAGTGCCGATAGGCATCCGGAAGCTTTTAGGGACTGGCTGAGATGGTAGCCTACGATCTTTCTGGAATACGCATCTGTGATCAGAAAAAGGTAGATAAATCCCGTGCCTGTCCGCAGATAGGTAATATCGCTTACCCAGACCTGCTCGGCCATCAGGGGCTTTGCCCGGCTGATCATATCCGGCCATTTCCTGTAATGATGGTAGGACATCGTGGTGGTCACATATCTCCTTTTGGGATAGATCAGCATGCCATTGTCCCTGATCAGCCTGGAAAAAGCATCCCTTCCGATGGTAATATGATGCGCTTTGAGGTTCTGCTGAAGCATGTGCAAAAGCTTGACACATCCTGTACGCGGAAGCACTGATCTGATTTCCCGGACCCATTCTAGTATCATTCCATCCTGAATCACCGAAACGTCCCTTCTGGCGTTCATTTCATACCAGGACTGTCTTGTTCTGCCAAACAGCGAGCAAATGGTACTCAGGGGAATATTGATAAATATCTCCTTCATTTTACTGGCGGTTTGGTACCAGACTTTTTTCGGATATCGATATCCAGCTCCTGCTCTGCAATATGGATCATCATCTCAAGGGCGGTAATCTTCAGCCTGGCAAGCCGGAGTTCCTCCTGAAGCTGCTGATCAGGACTGCTGGATGCTAAAGGCGGCAGCTCGCTGTCAGGTGAAATAAGGCCTGAATGGATTTGGGCGATGTTCTTTTTGTACCAGTTGACAAAATAGCGAACCACCTCGCCACTCTTAAGTCCATGTTTACGCCCAAGCTGTGACTGGCTCAGATTGCCCTCAAGGTATTCTCTGGCAACTGCAATCTTAAAAGATGATTCGTAGGTAACAGGGGCTCCTGTATGTTTCCCTTTTCTCGGTGTTTCCATATTATATAAAATTAATAATTACTCCGATTTGTGTAAGGGTAATTTAGGAATAGACAACCTTCTAATCCCTTATTTGTTTCTCTTTATTTCTTTTTTAGGGATTTCGCATTCATCTTCTTTTTGATGTCAAAAAAAATTGCATTTTATCAAAACTAAAATTTATATTTGCTTTGCCTATATAAAGATCCAACGTCTTCTTTATAAGCCATCTACTTGTGTTATTTTATTCTAGTCATTATGCTTTACATTTATTGTACATTGTGTATGCTGTTAGTTGTTTCTTTTTTTTATTATGGAAAACAACTTCACATGTCACGTCAGTTTCTCCGCCGTGCTACGTTAAGTGTGCATTGTCGTTTTAACCCTATTGGAGATCATCGTAATAGTAAGGGGGGGGAATGCTCAAAAAGTGGCAGTCTATTATTCCATATTACACGTCGTGATTTGGATATTCGCCATATTGTTATTAAAGACGTTAAGGTTAGTCACCCCAACTTTAAAGTAAGCTTAGAGCAATTGATCATGATCACTTTTCCTCAAGACAGCACGATTGCTCATGAATCGTCTGTACGCTTCCGTATACGTGGCCCCTTAAGTAAAATCCGTGTTCTGGATCACCATTTTGTCCTTATAAAAGGTTATATGACTGCTAAATCAGCAGAACGTATTACCTTTCGACTTCGCGTTCCTGTAGAGCCCAGTCCAGAAGAAACTCAGGCCTTAATTAACCGAGACCTACAAGATTATGACCCTATAGATGGATTAGCAGGTATATAATGTAGCTCACTATTTTCTAGTGGGCTAACCACATTTTCTTATCAAAGAATATTTTCCCTTTTTGTAACAGTAAGGCATGATTTTGTTATAGCTACAAAAAAAATCCTTAATTTTACCCTATTATATGTTCCACGTGGATTTTAGATAGATTTTTTATTTCTGTCGAAGACAGTCTTAAGTTTTTATAAATATGATCATTACTTATCTTAGTAGAACAGTTCATACACATCATTGAAAAAGACAGGAAATTGCTAAGGATTATTGAACTACTGCGAAAATCTGCTTATGGAGAATATTTACAATGTATTTAAAATAAATTGTTTTTCCTTAAACATTTATTTAATATTATTATGAGAAAAATAATTTGGATATTTCTAATCCAGTGAGTACTTTTGTTACTCATATACTATTGAACGACATGCTGGAAACGTTAATCACTTCTAAAACGAGGTTAAAGTTGCTGATCAAATTTTTTGTGTCAGCGAGTAATCAAGGTCATTTAAGGGGATTAGCGGAAGAATTTCAAGAATCAACCAACGCGATTCGTAAAGAATTAAACCAATTATCAGAAGCAGGTTATTTAGAAAAAAAGACAGATAAGAATAAAATTCTGTATCGTGCGAATTCCAAGCACTCCTTATTTAAACCACTACAACAATTAATTCATACTCATTTGGGTATTGATCATGTACTTGAATATATTTTGACCAAAGCTGGTGATGTTCAGGAGATTAGTTTGTTGGGTGACTATGCTAAAGGCTTAGACTCGGGACGTATTGATGTTTTAATTTTGGGAAAAGATATAAATCAGGCATATTTATTGCAGTTAGCCGACAAAGCTAGTGAAAAACTGAACAAGGAAGTCTGCTTAAACTTCATAGGTACAAAGGAGAATTTTCAACGTATAATACTATATTCTGCTAAAACAGCAACAACAATCGACTAAATAACTATCATAATTATAAAAACAATGAGTAAAATATTAATCACTGGTGGAGCAGGATTCATAGGATCAAATTTAACGGAACATTTCTTAGGTAAAGGGTATCAAGTTGTTGTTTTGGATAATTTTGCAACAGGTCATCGACATAATCTTGCCCAACATACCAATAATTCTAATTTTCAACTTATAGAAGGTGATATTAGGAATGCAGCAGACTGTGAAAAGGCAGTGCAAGGTGTTGATTATGTATTGCATCAAGCAGCACTAGGATCAGTACCTCGCTCTATCAAAGATCCACAGACGACAAATGAGGTCAATGTAACAGGGTTTTTAAATATGTTGGTTGCGGCCCGCGATGCACAAGTGAAACGTTTTGTTTATGCAGCATCCTCTTCTACCTATGGAGATTCCGAAAACTTACCAAAAGTAGAAGATGTGATCGGTAAACCATTGTCACCTTATGCGATTACAAAATATGTAAATGAACTATATGCCGATATTTTTTCAAAAACATATGGTTTAGAAACCATCGGCCTGCGTTATTTCAATGTGTTTGGCCGTCGTCAAGATCCAAATGGTGCTTATGCAGCTGTTATACCTTTATTTGTGAAGAAATTTATGAATCATGAAGGACCTGTAATTAATGGTACTGGAGATTATTCGCGTGATTTTACATATATCGACAATGTCATTCAAATGAATGAATTAGCAATGACAACAGATAATTCGATGGCCATTAATACTGTTTATAATACTGCAGTTGGTGATCGTACGACATTAAATCAATTGGTTGGTTATTTAAAAGAATATTTAAGTGAATTCGATGCTGAAATTGCCCATGTAAACTCTTCACATGGACCTAACCGTCAAGGTGATATTCCTCATTCTTTGGCTTCTATTGAGAAAGCAAAGTCTTTATTGGGGTACGAACCCACCCATACGATTGACAAAGGTTTAAAAGAAGCTGTTCAATGGTATTGGGAAAATTTGAAATAGAACTTATATTATATTCATATTTAGTTTTTTAAATCTGAATACTAAAATTATTAATAAATGAAAAAAATAGCAGTTATAGGCTTAGGTTATGTAGGATTGCCCTTAGCACGTTTGTTTGCAACTAAATTTCCAGTAGTAGGATTTGACATTAATCAAAAACGTATTGACGAGTTGCGTATTGGTAAAGATCTGACACTAGAAGTTGAAGATGATGTACTGCGAGGTGTTTTAGTAGATGAAAATCCATTTTCATCTACTAAAAATGGGTTATGGTGCTCTAATCAATTGGCGGATATTGAGGATGCCAATTTTTATGTAGTGACTGTACCTACGCCAGTTGATAAAAATAATCGACCAGATCTGACGCCATTATATAAAGCTTCAGAAACTGTCGGAAAAGTACTGAAAAAAGGAGATATTGTTGTTTACGAGTCAACGGTATATCCAGGTGTAACTGAAGAAGAATGTATTCCTGTCTTGGAAAAAATATCAGGATTAAAGTTTAATGAAGATTTTTTTGCTGGTTATTCACCCGAACGTATTAATCCAGGAGATAAGCAACACACAGTAGAGAAAATATTGAAAGTAACCTCTGGTTCTACACCTGAAATTGGAAAAGAGGTAGATAGTGTTTATCGTGAAGTTATTACTGCAGGAACCCATTTAGCTCCTTGTATTAAAGTTGCTGAGGCTGCTAAAGTTATTGAGAATTCACAACGTGATATCAACATAGCTTTTGTTAATGAATTGGCTAAAATTTTCAATATTTTGAATATTGATACCCACGCTGTATTAGAAGCCGCAGGAACCAAATGGAATTTCTTACCTTTCAAACCAGGATTGGTAGGTGGCCACTGTATTGGTGTTGATCCATATTATTTAGCCCAAAAAGCACAAGAACATGGTTATCATCCAGAGATAATCTTGGCTGGTCGTCGTTTGAACGATTCTATGGGTGAGTATGTCGCCTCACAAGTTGTGAAAACAATGATTAAAAAAGGAATCAATGTCAATGGAGCTGAGGTATTAATGTTAGGTATTACTTTCAAAGAAAACTGTCCTGATGTTCGTAATACCAAGATTGTTGATGTGATTGCTGCACTAGAAGATTATGGAATAACAGTGACAACCTATGATCCATGGGCAAACCCTGTAGAAGTAGAACACGAGTATAAGTTAATAAGTGAGAATAAACTTCCTGATTTTAAGTATGATGCAGTTATTCTGGGCGTAGCGCATAAAGAGTTTTTAGATTTAAATTTTAATGCTCTTAAAAAAGAAAATGCTGTAGTTTATGATGTTAAGGGAATTATTGCTGATAAAGCAGACAATAGATTGTAATTGGTATGAGTAAAACTATTTTAATAACCGGTGGAGCAGGTTTTATCGGTTCACATGTTGTTCGTGAGTTTGTTCTAAAATATCCAGAATATCAAATTATTAATTTAGATGCATTAACCTATGCTGGTAATTTGGAAAATCTAAAAGATATCGAAGCGTGTGCAAATTATAGATTTATCAAAGCTGACATTACTGACCAAGGATTAATATTAGAGCTTTTTCAACAATATCAACCAGATGGTATCATTCATTTGGCTGCAGAATCACACGTTGATCGTTCAATAACAGATCCTTCTGCGTTTGTTATGACAAATGTTATAGGTACGGTAAACTTATTAAATGCAGCAAAAGAAATTTGGAAAAATAATTTTGAAGGGAAGCGTTTTCATCACGTATCGACTGATGAGGTTTATGGGACATTAGGTGAAACGGGTTTATTTAAAGAAACGACTAGCTATGATCCTCACTCTCCATACTCGGCATCAAAAGCGAGTTCAGATCATTTTGTTCGTGCTTATCATGATACCTATGGACTTCCTATAGTGATTACAAATTGCTCAAATAACTATGGCCCGAACCATTTTCCTGAAAAATTAATTCCGCTTTGTATTCATAATATATTGAATAATAGACCACTTCCTATCTATGGTGATGGAAAATTCACAAGAGATTGGTTGTTTGTCATCGATCATGCAAAAGCAATTGATTTGGTT encodes the following:
- a CDS encoding SDR family oxidoreductase, with protein sequence MSKILITGGAGFIGSNLTEHFLGKGYQVVVLDNFATGHRHNLAQHTNNSNFQLIEGDIRNAADCEKAVQGVDYVLHQAALGSVPRSIKDPQTTNEVNVTGFLNMLVAARDAQVKRFVYAASSSTYGDSENLPKVEDVIGKPLSPYAITKYVNELYADIFSKTYGLETIGLRYFNVFGRRQDPNGAYAAVIPLFVKKFMNHEGPVINGTGDYSRDFTYIDNVIQMNELAMTTDNSMAINTVYNTAVGDRTTLNQLVGYLKEYLSEFDAEIAHVNSSHGPNRQGDIPHSLASIEKAKSLLGYEPTHTIDKGLKEAVQWYWENLK
- a CDS encoding 3'-5' exonuclease; amino-acid sequence: MRSDLTFTAIDFETATGHQNSACAVGIVTVESGVITNEFYSLIQPPRNEYMWQTTRVHGIKPKDTLYSPTFKELFQDIKPLLSNKLMIAHNELFDRNVLRKTMLYYGLVYEELGLPEMWECTYKIYRKKGFKPTRLNACCEVLGIDLNHHEALSDARACAELYLRHPFVESLVEG
- a CDS encoding adenylyltransferase/cytidyltransferase family protein, with protein sequence MMNSPLKEMRIGITFSAFDLLHAGHIKMLEDARRQCDFLICGLQTDPTLDRPEKNKPTQTVVERYLQLKGCKYVDQIVPYATEQDLEDVLRSFKIDVRIVGDEYRERDFTGRQYCEESGIDLYFNSRDHRFSSSGLRRIVAEHEVDKG
- a CDS encoding nucleotide sugar dehydrogenase, with protein sequence MKKIAVIGLGYVGLPLARLFATKFPVVGFDINQKRIDELRIGKDLTLEVEDDVLRGVLVDENPFSSTKNGLWCSNQLADIEDANFYVVTVPTPVDKNNRPDLTPLYKASETVGKVLKKGDIVVYESTVYPGVTEEECIPVLEKISGLKFNEDFFAGYSPERINPGDKQHTVEKILKVTSGSTPEIGKEVDSVYREVITAGTHLAPCIKVAEAAKVIENSQRDINIAFVNELAKIFNILNIDTHAVLEAAGTKWNFLPFKPGLVGGHCIGVDPYYLAQKAQEHGYHPEIILAGRRLNDSMGEYVASQVVKTMIKKGINVNGAEVLMLGITFKENCPDVRNTKIVDVIAALEDYGITVTTYDPWANPVEVEHEYKLISENKLPDFKYDAVILGVAHKEFLDLNFNALKKENAVVYDVKGIIADKADNRL
- a CDS encoding mannose-1-phosphate guanylyltransferase, with product MSNIIHVILSGGVGSRLWPLSRKSYPKQYLSLFKEGSLFEMTVNRNQNLCSQVIIVGNKDNNQLSREVMENTGVDYIDIVESTPRNTAAAIAFAAFAADPSDILVVTPSDHVIVGDAEYEKAIQEGIEKANQGYIVTFGIQATKPETGYGYIEYKDDEVLSFREKPNKETAEDFIERGNFLWNSGMFCFRADTLLHELQQFEPRVYATALAAWQHKMNGILDEDLSKEIPSISIDYAVMERSKKIRVVATDFNWSDLGSFESMYDYLRETGHPVDENGNMVIGTDIYTAFVGLNNAILVYTKDALLVLQKEKSQDVKKIYNTLERHQSKLID
- a CDS encoding IS3 family transposase, whose amino-acid sequence is MKEIFINIPLSTICSLFGRTRQSWYEMNARRDVSVIQDGMILEWVREIRSVLPRTGCVKLLHMLQQNLKAHHITIGRDAFSRLIRDNGMLIYPKRRYVTTTMSYHHYRKWPDMISRAKPLMAEQVWVSDITYLRTGTGFIYLFLITDAYSRKIVGYHLSQSLKASGCLSALQKAINGREYKQRPLIHHSDRGIQYCCDAYVELLQRNHIQISMTQSGSPYDNAIAERVNGILKTEFELYNTFESYSMAIEPVCRAIERYNNVRPHMSCKMMTPAQRHSQEITKTRNSTTRL
- the rfbB gene encoding dTDP-glucose 4,6-dehydratase — its product is MSKTILITGGAGFIGSHVVREFVLKYPEYQIINLDALTYAGNLENLKDIEACANYRFIKADITDQGLILELFQQYQPDGIIHLAAESHVDRSITDPSAFVMTNVIGTVNLLNAAKEIWKNNFEGKRFHHVSTDEVYGTLGETGLFKETTSYDPHSPYSASKASSDHFVRAYHDTYGLPIVITNCSNNYGPNHFPEKLIPLCIHNILNNRPLPIYGDGKFTRDWLFVIDHAKAIDLVFHQGKNGDSYNVGGFNEWKNIDLVKELCRQVDEKLNRATGTADQLITFVKDRPGHDLRYAIDATKINQELGYQPSVTFEQGLSITIDWFLQNQDWLDSVTSGDYQNYYKKQYH
- a CDS encoding adenylyltransferase/cytidyltransferase family protein, whose translation is MKIGITFGVFDLLHAGHIMMLEEARRNCDYLIVGLNTDPSEVSPDKAKPTQTVVERYIQLEGCRYVDEIIPYETEQDLIDMIKALPIQVRIIGEEYRDMDFTGKKYCVEEGIEIYYNKRTHRFSSAGLRKEVAAKEAEKLEK
- a CDS encoding ArsR family transcriptional regulator produces the protein MLETLITSKTRLKLLIKFFVSASNQGHLRGLAEEFQESTNAIRKELNQLSEAGYLEKKTDKNKILYRANSKHSLFKPLQQLIHTHLGIDHVLEYILTKAGDVQEISLLGDYAKGLDSGRIDVLILGKDINQAYLLQLADKASEKLNKEVCLNFIGTKENFQRIILYSAKTATTID
- a CDS encoding transposase, with the protein product METPRKGKHTGAPVTYESSFKIAVAREYLEGNLSQSQLGRKHGLKSGEVVRYFVNWYKKNIAQIHSGLISPDSELPPLASSSPDQQLQEELRLARLKITALEMMIHIAEQELDIDIRKKSGTKPPVK